A genome region from Sphingobium sp. WTD-1 includes the following:
- a CDS encoding lmo0937 family membrane protein, whose translation MDTLCPRNLVLLILWVLGAFVIPVGGGLIHLLLVLAVIVLVYQFVTGRRA comes from the coding sequence ATGGATACCCTTTGTCCACGAAACCTAGTCCTTCTCATTCTCTGGGTTCTGGGCGCGTTCGTCATTCCGGTCGGCGGTGGCCTGATCCATCTACTCCTGGTTCTGGCCGTAATCGTTCTGGTCTATCAGTTCGTGACCGGAAGACGAGCCTGA